The following are encoded in a window of Rhizobium sp. 11515TR genomic DNA:
- a CDS encoding ABC transporter ATP-binding protein, producing MAELSLTNIVKRYGSLEIIHGANLEVKDGEFVVFVGPSGCGKSTLLRMIAGLEDISGGELKIGGRIVNDVEPADRGIAMVFQSYALYPHLTVEQNLNFGLRMNGNPKADTDRRVKQAAEILQITELMQRRPKQLSGGQRQRVAIGRAIVREPQIFLFDEPLSNLDAELRVQMRVEISRLHKKLGTTMIYVTHDQTEAMTLADKIVVLRGGNIEQVGAPLDLYDDPANQFVAGFVGSPKMNFLQAEVADNQQGRIAVVLKGQRNIRLTLPVSSAKVEVGQPVTLGVRPEHFLEAGRGDVDMTVDVDVAEHLGNTSYIYANIEGGEQIVIEREESRNTGNRDKLTVALAAAKTFLFDSAGNRLR from the coding sequence ATGGCTGAACTTTCTCTCACCAATATCGTCAAACGCTACGGTTCGCTGGAAATCATCCACGGCGCCAATCTCGAGGTGAAGGACGGCGAATTCGTCGTCTTCGTCGGGCCGTCCGGATGCGGCAAGTCGACACTGCTGCGTATGATCGCCGGGCTGGAGGATATTTCCGGCGGCGAGCTCAAGATCGGCGGCCGTATCGTCAATGACGTGGAACCGGCCGATCGTGGCATCGCCATGGTCTTCCAGTCCTATGCCCTCTACCCGCACCTGACCGTCGAGCAGAACCTTAATTTCGGGCTGCGCATGAACGGCAATCCGAAGGCCGACACCGATCGTCGCGTCAAGCAGGCCGCCGAGATCCTGCAGATTACGGAGCTGATGCAGCGTCGGCCGAAGCAGCTTTCCGGCGGCCAGCGCCAGCGCGTCGCCATTGGCCGCGCCATCGTGCGCGAACCGCAGATCTTCCTGTTCGACGAGCCGCTCTCCAACCTCGACGCCGAACTGCGCGTGCAGATGCGCGTCGAAATCTCGCGCCTTCACAAGAAGCTCGGCACGACGATGATCTACGTCACCCACGACCAGACGGAAGCCATGACGCTCGCCGACAAGATCGTCGTGCTGCGCGGCGGCAATATCGAGCAGGTAGGCGCGCCGCTTGACCTTTATGACGACCCGGCCAACCAGTTCGTCGCAGGCTTCGTCGGCTCGCCGAAAATGAACTTCCTGCAGGCTGAGGTGGCTGACAATCAGCAGGGCCGCATCGCCGTCGTGCTCAAGGGCCAGCGCAACATCCGCCTGACGTTGCCCGTTTCCTCGGCAAAGGTGGAAGTCGGCCAGCCGGTGACGCTCGGCGTCCGTCCGGAACATTTCCTCGAAGCGGGGCGCGGCGACGTCGACATGACCGTCGATGTCGACGTCGCTGAGCATCTCGGCAATACCAGCTACATCTACGCCAATATCGAAGGCGGCGAGCAGATCGTCATCGAGCGCGAGGAGTCCCGCAACACGGGCAACCGCGACAAGCTCACCGTGGCGCTGGCGGCCGCCAAGACATTCCTGTTCGACAGCGCCGGCAACCGATTGCGGTAG
- a CDS encoding carbohydrate ABC transporter permease, producing MKSKSRSTLIRSIALHGLLAPLAIIWLFPLWMMFVFSTMPDYGIFSPGIILTPSTGFMDNFRNLQADTNFIGAMTISIVVAVVYTFLSVLLTSMAGWALARYQFAGRSGVIGIILGTITLPYSVVIIPQFIMVARDFGLANTWVALIVPPLFNSLGVLFMRQAFSMMPGELFDAARVEGVKEWQIFLRIALPLARPTMAALAIILFLASWNNYLWPLLINSRPGMMTAPVALGTLIGLTRVSWGGIMAGAVMLTAPILIIFVLLQRHFIAGIAAGAIK from the coding sequence ATGAAATCAAAATCCAGATCCACTCTGATCCGCTCGATCGCCTTGCATGGCCTGCTGGCGCCGCTCGCCATCATCTGGCTGTTTCCGCTCTGGATGATGTTCGTCTTCTCGACCATGCCCGATTACGGCATTTTCAGCCCCGGCATCATCCTGACACCGTCGACCGGTTTCATGGACAACTTCCGGAACCTGCAGGCCGACACCAACTTCATCGGCGCGATGACGATCTCCATCGTCGTTGCGGTCGTCTACACCTTCCTGTCGGTGCTGCTGACATCAATGGCCGGATGGGCGCTGGCGCGTTACCAGTTCGCCGGCCGTTCGGGCGTCATCGGCATCATCCTCGGCACGATCACGCTCCCCTACTCCGTCGTCATCATTCCGCAATTCATCATGGTGGCGCGCGATTTCGGGCTGGCGAATACATGGGTTGCGCTGATCGTACCGCCGCTCTTCAATTCGCTCGGCGTGCTGTTCATGCGTCAGGCCTTCTCGATGATGCCAGGCGAGCTCTTTGACGCCGCCCGCGTCGAGGGCGTCAAGGAATGGCAGATCTTCCTGCGCATCGCCCTGCCGCTCGCAAGGCCGACGATGGCGGCACTCGCCATCATCCTGTTCCTGGCCTCCTGGAATAACTACCTATGGCCGCTGCTCATCAACTCCCGGCCGGGGATGATGACCGCACCCGTGGCGCTCGGAACGCTGATCGGCCTCACAAGGGTCTCCTGGGGCGGCATCATGGCCGGTGCCGTAATGCTGACGGCGCCGATCCTCATCATCTTCGTTCTCCTGCAACGCCACTTCATCGCCGGCATTGCCGCCGGCGCAATCAAATAA